The Mycoplasma sp. 1654_15 genome contains a region encoding:
- a CDS encoding ribonuclease J: MNNNYIEETNDRNSKIKPTKFFGLGGMQEIGKSTLVIEHDSDIVIIDSGIKFADIFTTGVKGMIPDYSYLAKNQHKIKGLFITHGHEDHIGGIVYLVQQVHIKTIFAPRIAIQYLKARFDEFSLKLKIKFIEIEKDAVHKFDHLTVDFWTAQHSIPDAFGIRVSSKNGSLMCTGDFRFDYTPIGNYTDFSKLKEIGDQGLTILFSDSTNAMRPSHSPSEKDILKDIEEHIKNATKKVIITAFASNLTRIKAIIDLGIKLEKKIVTFGRSMINGVKIGRKIGYINIPDNAFVDKKNISKYDPNEILILTTGSQGEQLAALDKMSYNKHPHVKIGSKDVIIFSSSPIPGNRIKIELLINRLYKLNAIIKENGPDGYLHTSGHAYKEEHEKIFKLTKPKYFFPYHGEYRMCLAHKQTAIESGVKASNVVIPSVGEVYEIVNQKITKSKQVIHTGPVYIDGDIVSTANSQILKEREELRENGFVFILTAIDKKTNSIIGRSKVISRGAFFAKNSKTLLNEIRRLVHGAVLFTIKNEANWEIPQLKQLIKNRLTTFFYKEKRRKPVILSSFLFVDKKYDFLEDYAKQNNINKQ; this comes from the coding sequence ATGAATAATAACTATATCGAAGAAACTAATGATAGAAATTCGAAAATCAAACCTACAAAATTTTTCGGTCTTGGAGGAATGCAAGAAATTGGAAAATCCACTTTAGTAATTGAGCACGATTCAGATATTGTAATAATAGATTCAGGAATCAAATTTGCTGATATTTTTACAACAGGAGTAAAAGGAATGATTCCTGATTATTCTTATTTAGCTAAAAATCAACACAAAATCAAAGGTCTTTTTATTACACACGGACATGAAGATCACATTGGTGGAATTGTTTATTTAGTACAGCAAGTTCACATTAAAACTATTTTCGCACCAAGAATTGCTATTCAATATTTAAAAGCCAGATTTGATGAATTTAGTTTAAAACTCAAAATAAAATTTATTGAAATTGAAAAAGATGCAGTTCATAAATTTGATCATTTAACTGTTGATTTTTGAACAGCGCAACATTCAATTCCTGACGCTTTTGGTATTAGAGTAAGTTCTAAAAATGGCTCACTTATGTGTACAGGAGATTTTCGTTTTGATTACACTCCAATTGGAAATTACACAGATTTTAGTAAATTAAAAGAAATTGGTGATCAAGGTCTTACAATTTTATTCTCAGATTCTACAAATGCAATGAGACCTAGTCATTCACCTAGTGAAAAAGATATTTTAAAAGATATAGAAGAACACATTAAAAATGCTACTAAAAAAGTGATTATTACTGCTTTTGCTTCTAACTTAACAAGAATTAAAGCAATAATAGATTTAGGAATTAAACTAGAGAAAAAAATTGTTACTTTTGGTAGAAGTATGATAAATGGGGTTAAAATAGGAAGAAAAATCGGTTATATTAATATCCCAGATAATGCTTTTGTTGACAAAAAAAATATTTCTAAATATGATCCAAATGAGATTTTAATTTTAACAACAGGATCTCAAGGTGAACAATTAGCGGCTTTGGATAAAATGTCATACAACAAACATCCTCACGTTAAAATCGGAAGCAAAGACGTCATTATTTTTTCCTCATCTCCTATCCCTGGAAACAGAATCAAAATTGAACTTTTAATTAACAGACTTTACAAATTAAATGCAATTATTAAAGAAAATGGTCCAGATGGTTATTTGCATACTTCAGGTCATGCTTACAAAGAAGAGCACGAAAAAATATTTAAACTAACAAAACCAAAATACTTTTTTCCCTATCATGGAGAGTATAGAATGTGTTTAGCTCATAAACAAACAGCAATTGAATCTGGGGTAAAAGCTTCGAATGTAGTTATTCCAAGCGTTGGTGAAGTTTATGAAATAGTTAATCAAAAAATTACTAAATCTAAACAAGTAATTCATACAGGTCCGGTCTATATTGATGGAGATATAGTTTCAACAGCAAACTCACAAATCTTAAAAGAAAGAGAAGAATTACGAGAAAACGGTTTTGTTTTTATCCTTACTGCTATAGATAAAAAAACAAACTCAATAATCGGAAGATCAAAAGTAATTTCTCGTGGTGCTTTTTTTGCAAAAAATTCAAAAACACTTTTAAATGAAATCAGAAGACTAGTGCATGGAGCTGTTTTATTTACTATCAAAAATGAAGCAAATTGAGAAATTCCGCAGTTAAAACAACTAATAAAAAACAGGCTAACTACCTTCTTTTATAAAGAAAAAAGAAGAAAACCTGTTATTTTATCTTCTTTTTTATTTGTTGATAAAAAATACGATTTTTTAGAAGATTATGCAAAACAAAACAACATAAACAAACAATAA
- the uvrA gene encoding excinuclease ABC subunit UvrA produces the protein MKKDTHNFIYVQGARENNLKNIDVIIPKNKLVVLTGVSGSGKSSLAFNTIYEEGKRRYVDSLSSYARQFLGGTKKPNVDSIYGLMPTISIEQKTTHNNPRSTVSTVTEIYDYFRLLYAKIGKAFCPNHKKEIKAWKSLDILDFIFNFEANTKILILAPIIQKQKGSFDELTNKLRNEGFSRIKVNEDIYSLDEEIKWNKNIFYNIDIVVDRIVVSDTLSKASVSAAIETAFEYSKGLVKIEAVNKESRIFSKFHSCPEGDFNVPAIENKLFSFNSPYGMCQSCQGIGVKLKADFNLVVPNKKLSINQGAITYFGSSVNTKSMEWQEFDVLLNYYDIDKSVPISSLTSEELKIIKYGTKESLQYSIMSESGKLYHRDREIEGILTRIENKYLETSSEELRNWYKKFMSELDCEQCKGARLNNYALAIKINGLNIYELCAFPISKIYDFINNLNLNDFDYEVSKNIINEVKHRLKFLIDVGLDYLSLNRKAETLSGGESQRIKLATQIGSNLTGILYVLDEPSIGLHQKDNQRLIDSLKKMVDIGNTLLVVEHDEETILSADHIIDIGPFAGSNGGKLISQGSLEQILQNKDSITSQYLSGTKEIKIPSKRRAGKSQFIVIEGAKENNLKNLKVEFPLGKFIAVTGVSGSGKSTLVNEILVKAITKQLTNPNIRVGKYSQIKGVFNLDKIISVSQSPIGRTPRSNPATYTSVFDDIRDVFASVEEARARGYQKGHFSFNLAIGRCDKCQGDGSIKIEMHFLPDVYVVCDHCNGKRYKEEILEIKYRTKSIADVLDMTVEEASIFFAQRSKIKDKLQTLLDVGLNYIKLGQSATTLSGGEAQRVKLATYLQKKPTGKTLYVLDEPTTGLHTYDVDNLLRVLNRIVDHGDTVLVIEHNLDVIKIADYIIDLGPEGGENGGYVVATGTPEAVAENPNSYTGKYLKFILEKNNSSKKEEKV, from the coding sequence ATGAAAAAAGATACACATAATTTTATTTATGTTCAAGGTGCAAGAGAAAATAATTTAAAAAATATCGATGTTATAATTCCTAAAAATAAGTTAGTGGTTCTCACAGGTGTCTCAGGTTCTGGTAAGTCTTCTTTAGCTTTTAACACAATTTATGAAGAAGGAAAAAGAAGATATGTTGATTCTCTAAGTTCATATGCTAGACAGTTTTTAGGTGGAACTAAAAAACCTAATGTAGATTCAATTTATGGACTAATGCCCACTATTTCAATTGAACAAAAAACAACGCATAACAATCCAAGATCTACAGTTAGTACTGTAACTGAAATTTATGATTACTTTCGATTATTGTACGCCAAGATAGGAAAAGCTTTTTGTCCTAATCATAAAAAAGAAATAAAAGCTTGAAAAAGTTTAGATATTTTAGATTTTATCTTCAATTTTGAAGCAAATACAAAAATTTTAATTTTAGCTCCTATAATACAAAAACAAAAAGGTAGCTTTGACGAATTAACAAATAAGCTTCGAAATGAAGGATTTTCAAGAATTAAAGTAAACGAAGATATTTATTCTTTGGATGAAGAAATCAAGTGAAACAAAAACATTTTTTACAACATAGATATAGTTGTTGACAGAATCGTTGTTTCAGATACGCTATCAAAAGCAAGTGTAAGTGCTGCTATCGAAACTGCTTTTGAATACTCAAAAGGTTTAGTGAAAATAGAAGCAGTAAATAAAGAATCTAGAATTTTTTCTAAATTTCATTCCTGCCCAGAAGGTGATTTTAATGTTCCTGCTATAGAAAACAAGCTTTTTTCCTTTAATTCTCCTTATGGAATGTGTCAATCTTGTCAAGGAATAGGTGTAAAATTAAAAGCAGATTTTAACCTTGTAGTACCTAATAAAAAATTAAGCATTAATCAAGGTGCAATTACCTATTTTGGAAGTTCAGTTAATACAAAATCAATGGAATGACAAGAATTTGATGTTTTATTAAACTATTATGACATCGATAAATCAGTTCCTATTTCTTCATTAACAAGTGAAGAATTAAAAATTATCAAATATGGAACAAAAGAATCGCTACAGTATTCAATAATGTCTGAATCTGGAAAACTTTATCACAGAGATAGAGAAATTGAAGGAATTTTAACTAGAATTGAAAATAAATATTTAGAAACTTCAAGTGAAGAACTAAGAAATTGATATAAAAAATTTATGTCAGAATTAGATTGTGAACAATGTAAAGGCGCTAGATTAAATAATTACGCACTAGCTATCAAAATAAACGGTTTAAATATTTATGAATTATGTGCTTTTCCAATTTCTAAAATTTACGACTTTATCAATAATTTAAATTTAAATGATTTTGATTATGAAGTATCCAAAAATATCATTAATGAAGTAAAACATAGACTTAAATTTTTAATAGATGTAGGATTAGATTATTTATCTTTAAATAGAAAGGCAGAAACTCTTTCAGGTGGAGAATCTCAAAGAATTAAACTAGCTACTCAAATTGGTTCAAATTTAACAGGAATTTTGTATGTCTTAGATGAACCCTCAATCGGTTTACATCAAAAAGATAATCAAAGATTAATTGATTCGCTTAAGAAAATGGTTGACATAGGAAATACTTTGTTAGTTGTAGAACACGATGAAGAAACTATCTTATCAGCAGATCATATTATAGACATCGGACCTTTTGCAGGCTCAAATGGTGGTAAGCTCATTTCGCAAGGAAGTTTAGAGCAAATCCTTCAAAATAAAGACTCAATTACTTCTCAGTATCTATCAGGAACAAAAGAAATTAAAATTCCTTCAAAAAGAAGAGCGGGCAAGTCACAATTCATAGTAATCGAAGGTGCTAAAGAGAACAATTTAAAGAATTTAAAAGTAGAATTTCCTCTTGGTAAGTTCATAGCTGTAACAGGTGTTTCAGGTTCTGGTAAATCAACATTAGTAAATGAAATTTTAGTAAAAGCAATCACAAAACAGCTAACAAATCCAAATATAAGAGTAGGAAAATATAGTCAAATTAAAGGTGTTTTTAATTTAGATAAAATAATTTCAGTTTCGCAATCACCGATCGGTAGAACACCAAGATCTAATCCAGCTACATATACTTCTGTTTTCGATGATATTAGAGACGTTTTTGCTTCAGTAGAAGAAGCAAGAGCTAGGGGTTATCAAAAAGGTCATTTTTCTTTTAATTTAGCCATCGGACGTTGTGATAAATGTCAAGGAGATGGTTCGATTAAAATTGAAATGCATTTTTTACCAGATGTTTATGTAGTTTGTGACCACTGTAATGGTAAAAGATATAAAGAAGAAATTTTAGAAATAAAATATAGAACAAAATCCATAGCAGATGTTTTAGATATGACTGTTGAAGAAGCTTCAATTTTCTTCGCACAACGTTCAAAAATCAAGGATAAATTGCAAACTTTATTAGATGTTGGGCTAAACTATATTAAGCTTGGACAATCAGCAACTACACTTTCAGGTGGTGAAGCACAAAGGGTTAAATTAGCTACATATTTACAAAAAAAACCTACAGGAAAAACGCTTTATGTTTTAGATGAACCTACTACTGGATTGCACACTTATGATGTTGATAATTTATTAAGGGTTTTAAATAGAATCGTTGATCATGGTGATACAGTTTTAGTAATCGAGCATAATTTAGATGTTATAAAAATAGCTGATTACATAATCGATTTAGGTCCAGAAGGCGGAGAAAACGGAGGTTATGTAGTAGCTACTGGAACCCCTGAAGCTGTAGCTGAAAATCCAAATTCATACACTGGAAAATACTTAAAATTTATTTTAGAAAAAAATAATAGTTCTAAAAAAGAAGAAAAAGTATAA
- a CDS encoding prolipoprotein diacylglyceryl transferase, producing METAQYKIPEDLIGARAFREGEAFYIFPNWLPVYSFTIVVGMIVSILTIFFFWKREKYKIDHLLTLVIITIPTSIIGARLGFIFERLADHDPTISQTWWDIRSGGLSIQWAVIVPTICDLLYIYKKRIDIDYRKAFSFILPAVLIGQAIGRWGNFTNHEVYGKIDYTGAYVDWLGPLIRKNMFISDKVNEAGALRVPLFFYEFLTSLIGYILIVWVLNLFGWLKPGATGSLYIMYYGIVRASMEDLRQEAFAIYLVLAILSIILGLILFIRFQFFANYYIKVGKTQNPEHKKIFSLGTYIHIMKFVRYQKSKEKYFKIPFTRWNRIATIQRLEIQNLQKN from the coding sequence ATGGAAACAGCACAATATAAAATTCCAGAAGACTTAATTGGTGCAAGAGCCTTTAGAGAAGGTGAAGCGTTTTATATATTTCCAAATTGACTTCCAGTTTATTCATTTACTATTGTTGTGGGAATGATAGTTTCTATTTTGACTATATTTTTCTTCTGAAAAAGAGAAAAATACAAAATTGACCACCTTTTAACTTTGGTCATAATTACAATTCCTACTTCAATTATCGGAGCTCGTTTAGGTTTTATTTTTGAACGTTTAGCTGATCATGATCCAACAATTTCTCAAACTTGGTGAGATATTCGATCAGGAGGTTTATCTATTCAGTGGGCAGTTATTGTACCAACAATTTGTGATCTTCTTTATATATACAAAAAACGAATTGATATAGACTATAGAAAAGCATTTTCCTTTATTTTACCAGCAGTTTTAATTGGTCAAGCTATTGGACGTTGAGGAAATTTTACAAATCATGAGGTCTATGGAAAAATTGATTATACCGGAGCATATGTTGATTGATTAGGTCCATTAATTAGAAAAAATATGTTCATTTCTGACAAAGTAAATGAAGCTGGTGCCCTTAGAGTTCCTTTGTTTTTCTATGAGTTTTTAACTTCTTTAATTGGTTATATTCTAATTGTTTGAGTTTTAAATTTATTTGGTTGATTAAAGCCAGGAGCAACAGGTTCTTTATATATTATGTACTATGGAATAGTTAGAGCATCAATGGAAGACTTACGTCAAGAAGCTTTTGCAATTTATTTAGTTCTTGCTATTTTATCAATTATTTTAGGATTAATTTTATTTATAAGGTTCCAATTTTTCGCAAATTACTATATAAAAGTAGGAAAAACTCAAAATCCAGAACATAAAAAAATATTTTCTTTAGGTACATATATTCACATTATGAAATTTGTAAGATATCAAAAATCTAAAGAAAAATACTTCAAAATTCCTTTTACAAGATGAAATAGAATTGCAACAATCCAAAGATTAGAAATTCAAAACTTACAAAAAAATTAA
- a CDS encoding NAD(P)/FAD-dependent oxidoreductase: MYKGENMETKKYDVLIIGAGPAGMTTALYAARGNLKVALLEKGAPGGKLVSQSKIENWPGDEMIQGADLALRMYKHVLKFGVEHNYCEVKDVISNSEFSKQVICEDGSQYEAKAVVIASGMVERKPLDIKNLLDFEHRGVSYCVVCDGPFYGHNPAIVIGGGNSAVEESAFLSSIASKVSVFVRDNQFNAEPIMIEELKSKENVEIFFNSKVLELKGKDFLEEAVVDINGTIKTIKAHSLFPYIGFLPATSFLTKLDILDQTKLIPVDKFGETRVKGIYAVGDVVQKEIRQIATAASDGAIVGKILTNRLK; this comes from the coding sequence TTATACAAAGGAGAAAATATGGAAACAAAAAAATATGACGTTTTAATAATCGGTGCAGGTCCTGCAGGAATGACAACTGCTTTGTATGCTGCAAGAGGAAATTTAAAAGTAGCACTTTTAGAAAAAGGAGCACCTGGAGGAAAATTAGTCTCACAATCTAAAATAGAAAACTGACCTGGAGATGAAATGATTCAAGGAGCAGATTTAGCCCTTAGAATGTACAAACACGTATTGAAATTTGGTGTTGAACATAATTATTGTGAAGTTAAAGATGTAATTTCAAATTCTGAATTTTCTAAACAGGTTATTTGTGAAGATGGAAGCCAATATGAAGCAAAAGCAGTAGTAATAGCTTCAGGTATGGTGGAAAGAAAACCTTTAGATATCAAAAATTTACTTGATTTTGAACACAGAGGAGTTTCTTATTGTGTAGTTTGTGATGGACCTTTTTATGGACATAATCCAGCTATAGTAATAGGAGGAGGAAACTCAGCAGTAGAAGAATCAGCGTTTTTATCTTCAATTGCTTCCAAAGTTAGTGTTTTTGTACGTGATAATCAATTTAATGCAGAGCCTATAATGATTGAAGAGCTTAAATCAAAAGAGAATGTTGAAATTTTCTTTAATTCAAAAGTTTTGGAACTTAAAGGAAAAGACTTTTTAGAAGAAGCAGTAGTTGATATAAATGGTACAATTAAAACTATCAAAGCACATTCTTTATTTCCTTATATAGGCTTTCTTCCTGCAACAAGTTTTTTAACTAAATTAGATATTTTAGATCAAACAAAATTAATTCCAGTAGACAAATTTGGAGAAACAAGAGTTAAAGGAATTTACGCTGTAGGAGACGTTGTTCAAAAAGAAATTCGGCAAATAGCAACCGCAGCTTCTGATGGAGCTATAGTAGGAAAAATTCTAACTAATAGACTTAAATAA